From a region of the Streptomyces sp. NBC_00193 genome:
- the panB gene encoding 3-methyl-2-oxobutanoate hydroxymethyltransferase, with amino-acid sequence MTHAVSPAREASSPTLYGGSGTRRITVRDLTLAKERGEKWPMLTAYDAMTASVFDEAGIPVMLVGDSMGNCHLGYETTVPVTMDEMTLLSAAVVRGTSRALIIGDLPFGSYQEGPVQALRSATRLVKEAGVGAVKLEGGERSLAQTELIVQSGIPVMSHLGLTPQSVNAMGYRVQGRGDEAAHRLLRDAKAAQDAGAFAVVLELVPAELAAEVTRSLHIPTVGIGAGSECDAQVLVWTDMMGLTGGKMPKFVKQYANLRATMGDAAKAFAEDVVGGTFPQEEHAFH; translated from the coding sequence ATGACGCATGCCGTTTCGCCTGCCCGCGAAGCCTCCTCCCCCACCCTGTACGGAGGCTCGGGCACCCGGCGCATCACCGTCCGCGACCTCACCCTCGCCAAGGAACGCGGCGAGAAGTGGCCCATGCTCACCGCCTACGACGCCATGACGGCGTCCGTGTTCGACGAGGCCGGCATCCCGGTCATGCTCGTCGGCGACTCGATGGGCAACTGTCACCTCGGCTACGAGACCACCGTCCCGGTGACGATGGACGAGATGACCCTGCTGTCGGCGGCCGTCGTACGCGGCACCAGCCGGGCCCTGATCATCGGCGACCTGCCCTTCGGCTCCTACCAGGAGGGCCCCGTACAGGCGCTGCGCAGTGCCACCCGGCTCGTCAAGGAGGCCGGGGTCGGAGCGGTGAAGCTGGAGGGCGGCGAGCGTTCGCTGGCCCAGACCGAGCTGATCGTGCAGTCGGGCATCCCGGTCATGTCCCACCTGGGCCTGACCCCGCAGTCCGTGAACGCCATGGGCTACCGGGTGCAGGGCCGCGGCGACGAGGCCGCCCACCGGCTGCTGCGCGACGCGAAGGCGGCGCAGGACGCGGGCGCCTTCGCGGTGGTGCTGGAGCTGGTCCCGGCCGAGCTGGCCGCCGAGGTGACCCGGTCCCTGCACATTCCGACGGTCGGCATCGGCGCGGGCTCGGAGTGCGACGCGCAGGTGCTGGTGTGGACGGACATGATGGGGCTGACCGGCGGCAAGATGCCGAAGTTCGTCAAGCAGTACGCGAACCTCCGCGCGACCATGGGCGACGCGGCGAAGGCCTTCGCCGAGGACGTGGTCGGCGGAACGTTCCCGCAGGAAGAGCACGCCTTCCACTAG
- a CDS encoding endonuclease/exonuclease/phosphatase family protein — translation MAQAYMTETGSDGSEPEPSRSGLRRRLAELRRDPGIWRRGIVLAAFAVLISLVMILHAELPNDIGNLGSLTETFLPWLGLAVPVLFAAALFRKSATALIAILLTAAVWVNLFGGLVTDKAQTGGNLTVATHNVDADNADPAGTAASVAKAGADVLALTELKGSVVPVYEKALAGTYKYHSVEGTVGLWSKYPLVASQPVDIKMGWTRAMRATVKTPYGEVAAFVAHLPSVRVKLNAGFTANQRDNSADALGAALAAEPLRRVILLGDLNGTVNDRALSEVTSQLRSTQGASGDGFGFSWPAQFPMARIDQILVRGVTPEASWTLPRTGSDHLPIAARVTVKP, via the coding sequence ATGGCACAGGCGTACATGACGGAGACGGGGAGCGACGGCTCGGAGCCCGAGCCCTCCCGATCGGGTCTCCGGCGCCGGCTGGCCGAGCTGCGGCGCGATCCGGGCATCTGGCGCCGCGGGATCGTGCTCGCCGCGTTCGCGGTGCTGATCTCGCTCGTCATGATCTTGCACGCCGAGCTGCCCAACGACATCGGCAACCTCGGCAGCCTCACCGAGACCTTCCTGCCCTGGCTCGGCCTGGCCGTCCCGGTGCTGTTCGCCGCCGCCCTCTTCCGCAAGTCCGCGACCGCGCTCATCGCGATACTGCTGACCGCCGCGGTCTGGGTGAACCTCTTCGGCGGCCTGGTCACCGACAAGGCGCAGACCGGCGGCAACCTCACGGTCGCCACCCACAACGTCGACGCCGACAATGCCGACCCTGCCGGCACCGCCGCCTCCGTCGCCAAGGCCGGAGCCGACGTCCTGGCCCTGACCGAGCTCAAGGGCAGCGTCGTCCCCGTCTACGAGAAGGCCCTCGCGGGCACGTACAAGTACCACTCGGTCGAGGGGACCGTCGGGCTCTGGAGCAAGTACCCGCTGGTGGCCAGCCAGCCCGTCGACATCAAGATGGGCTGGACCCGGGCCATGCGCGCCACGGTCAAGACCCCCTACGGCGAGGTCGCCGCCTTCGTGGCCCACCTCCCCTCGGTCCGGGTCAAGCTCAATGCCGGCTTCACCGCCAACCAGCGCGACAACAGCGCCGACGCCCTCGGCGCCGCGCTCGCCGCCGAACCGCTGCGCCGGGTCATCCTGCTCGGCGACCTCAACGGAACGGTCAACGACCGGGCCCTGTCCGAGGTCACCTCGCAGCTGCGTTCCACCCAGGGCGCGTCCGGCGACGGCTTCGGCTTCAGCTGGCCCGCGCAGTTCCCGATGGCCCGCATCGACCAGATCCTTGTCCGCGGGGTCACCCCCGAGGCCTCCTGGACCCTGCCCCGCACGGGCAGCGACCACCTGCCGATCGCCGCCCGGGTCACCGTCAAGCCGTAG
- a CDS encoding NAD+ synthase translates to MPQLRLALNQIDSQVGNIAANADSVVHWTRHSAEQGAHLVAFPEMVLTGYPVEDLALRGSFVEASRTALLDLAQRLAAEGFGDLPVVVGYLDRTEKAAPRLGRPAGSPENAAAVLYGGRVVLRFGKHHLPNYGVFDEFRYFVPGDTQPVIRVRGVDVALAICEDLWQEGGRVPATRSAGAGLLISINASPYERNKDDLRLELVRKRAQEAGCTLAYLAMIGGQDELVFDGDSIVVDSAGEVIARAPQFSEGCVLVDLDLPAASDTPVEGTVDDGLRIDRVILTEDPVEPYEPVVTGGYADRLDDDEEIYDALVVGLRAYVRKNGFRSVLIGLSGGIDSALVAAIACDAIGAQNVYGVSMPSKYSSEHSRGDAAELATRTGLNFRTVSIEPMFDAYMGALGLSGLAEENLQSRLRGTLLMALSNQEGHIVLAPGNKSELAVGYSTLYGDSVGAYGPIKDVYKTDVFRLAEYRNRAAAERGETPPIPENSIVKPPSAELRPGQVDTDSLPDYPVLDGILELYVDRDQGLEAVVAAGYDRELVAKTLRMVDTAEYKRRQYPPGTKISAKGFGKDRRLPITNGWREQA, encoded by the coding sequence GTGCCTCAACTACGCCTCGCTCTGAATCAGATCGACTCGCAGGTCGGCAACATCGCCGCCAACGCCGACTCGGTCGTCCACTGGACCCGGCACTCCGCCGAACAGGGCGCCCACCTGGTGGCGTTTCCGGAGATGGTGCTGACCGGGTACCCCGTCGAGGACCTCGCCCTGCGCGGCTCCTTCGTCGAGGCCTCCCGAACGGCGCTGCTCGACCTCGCGCAGCGCCTGGCGGCCGAGGGCTTCGGAGACCTCCCGGTCGTCGTCGGCTACCTCGACCGTACGGAGAAGGCCGCGCCCCGGCTCGGCCGCCCGGCGGGGTCCCCGGAGAACGCGGCCGCCGTGCTGTACGGCGGGCGGGTCGTCCTGCGCTTCGGCAAGCACCACCTCCCCAACTACGGCGTCTTCGACGAGTTCCGGTACTTCGTGCCGGGCGACACCCAGCCGGTGATCCGGGTGCGGGGCGTGGACGTGGCCCTGGCCATCTGCGAGGACCTCTGGCAGGAGGGCGGGCGCGTCCCCGCCACCCGCTCCGCCGGGGCCGGGTTGCTGATCTCGATCAACGCGTCCCCGTACGAGCGCAACAAGGACGACCTCCGGCTGGAACTGGTGCGCAAGCGCGCCCAGGAGGCCGGCTGCACCCTCGCCTACCTGGCGATGATCGGCGGCCAGGACGAGCTCGTGTTCGACGGGGACTCGATCGTCGTCGACTCCGCCGGCGAGGTCATCGCGCGCGCCCCGCAGTTCTCCGAGGGCTGCGTCCTGGTCGACCTGGACCTGCCCGCGGCCTCGGACACCCCCGTCGAGGGCACCGTGGACGACGGTCTGCGCATCGACCGCGTGATCCTCACCGAGGATCCGGTGGAGCCGTACGAGCCGGTGGTGACGGGCGGCTACGCCGACCGGCTGGACGACGACGAGGAGATCTACGACGCGCTGGTCGTGGGCCTGCGCGCATACGTGCGGAAGAACGGGTTCCGGTCGGTCCTGATCGGTCTCTCCGGGGGCATCGACTCCGCCCTCGTCGCCGCGATCGCCTGCGACGCGATCGGCGCGCAGAACGTGTACGGCGTCTCGATGCCGTCCAAGTACTCCTCGGAGCACTCCCGGGGCGACGCGGCCGAGCTGGCGACCCGGACCGGCCTGAACTTCCGGACCGTGTCGATCGAGCCGATGTTCGACGCCTACATGGGCGCGCTGGGCCTGTCCGGGCTGGCCGAGGAGAACCTCCAGTCCCGGCTGCGCGGCACCCTGCTGATGGCGCTCTCCAACCAGGAGGGCCACATCGTGCTGGCCCCGGGCAACAAGTCGGAGCTGGCCGTCGGCTACTCCACCCTGTACGGGGACTCGGTGGGCGCGTACGGCCCGATCAAGGACGTCTACAAGACGGACGTCTTCCGCCTCGCCGAGTACCGCAACCGGGCGGCGGCCGAGCGCGGCGAGACCCCGCCGATCCCGGAGAACTCCATCGTGAAGCCGCCGAGCGCCGAGCTGCGCCCGGGCCAGGTGGACACGGACTCGCTGCCGGACTACCCCGTGCTCGACGGGATCCTGGAGCTGTACGTGGACCGCGACCAGGGTCTGGAGGCGGTCGTCGCGGCCGGTTACGACCGCGAGCTCGTCGCGAAGACCCTGCGGATGGTGGACACCGCCGAGTACAAGCGCCGGCAGTACCCGCCGGGCACGAAGATCTCCGCGAAGGGCTTCGGCAAGGACCGCCGGCTGCCCATCACGAACGGCTGGCGCGAGCAGGCGTAG
- a CDS encoding DUF4190 domain-containing protein: protein MSTPPNQPSTPSGPPTEPAGTPAPEAAPIPAPAQPLSLDKAPAVTPPQPLAPAPTTDPAEPADAVPAAAEDAVPTDTVPTDAAPADAVPTDAVPTGTAPAAAAPADAAPGAFAPVTPAPAAAAAPTTPVWGTPYGAPGAPAPGNPWATPVGGPAGGYPGGPQAPGFPAPPPAANGLAVAALLLGVFGIFVGLVPFFFWAGALLAVTGVGIGIAAVLKSRRGAPRATLAAVGTALSVLAIGASVGGWFITAAVFDRIDRNVAANRSDDEYDYGYEDYEPRTPSAPASPTPKPSPTDVPGKTSALAWGKPYTYEDGVQVTVQGATPYKPSSTAYPPEARNGNAVKVTVKIVNNSGAALDVSLALPHARDDQGTEAEMAFDGSVPKMFKGSVLAGESMTGTFAFVVPEGTKSLHFEIAPGTKYDDAIWSGPIG from the coding sequence ATGAGCACCCCGCCGAACCAGCCCAGCACCCCGTCCGGCCCGCCGACGGAGCCCGCGGGCACACCCGCACCCGAGGCGGCTCCCATACCGGCGCCCGCGCAGCCCCTGTCCCTCGACAAGGCTCCGGCCGTGACACCGCCTCAGCCCCTCGCCCCGGCCCCGACGACCGACCCGGCCGAGCCCGCGGACGCCGTCCCGGCGGCCGCCGAGGACGCCGTGCCCACGGACACCGTTCCCACGGACGCCGCCCCCGCAGACGCCGTCCCCACGGATGCCGTCCCCACAGGCACCGCCCCGGCGGCCGCCGCCCCCGCGGACGCCGCCCCCGGTGCCTTCGCCCCGGTCACCCCCGCCCCGGCGGCGGCCGCCGCTCCCACGACGCCCGTGTGGGGAACCCCGTACGGCGCCCCCGGCGCCCCCGCGCCCGGCAACCCCTGGGCAACGCCCGTCGGCGGCCCTGCCGGCGGTTACCCCGGCGGCCCGCAGGCGCCCGGCTTCCCGGCGCCCCCGCCCGCCGCGAACGGCCTGGCCGTCGCCGCCCTGCTCCTCGGGGTGTTCGGCATCTTCGTCGGCCTCGTCCCCTTCTTCTTCTGGGCCGGCGCCCTCCTCGCGGTGACCGGCGTCGGCATCGGCATCGCGGCCGTCCTCAAGTCCCGCCGCGGCGCCCCCCGCGCCACGCTGGCCGCGGTCGGCACCGCCCTGAGCGTCCTCGCCATCGGTGCTTCCGTCGGCGGCTGGTTCATCACCGCGGCCGTCTTCGACAGGATCGACAGGAACGTCGCCGCCAACCGCTCGGACGACGAGTACGACTACGGCTACGAGGACTACGAGCCCCGCACCCCGAGCGCCCCCGCGAGCCCGACCCCCAAGCCCTCGCCCACCGACGTCCCGGGCAAGACCTCGGCCCTGGCCTGGGGCAAGCCGTACACCTACGAGGACGGGGTCCAGGTCACCGTGCAGGGCGCGACCCCGTACAAGCCGTCCTCGACGGCCTACCCGCCCGAGGCCCGCAACGGCAACGCGGTCAAAGTGACGGTGAAGATCGTCAACAACTCGGGGGCCGCCCTCGACGTCAGCCTGGCCCTGCCGCACGCCCGCGACGACCAGGGCACCGAGGCCGAGATGGCCTTCGACGGGTCCGTGCCGAAGATGTTCAAGGGTTCGGTCCTGGCGGGCGAGTCGATGACCGGGACCTTCGCCTTCGTCGTGCCCGAGGGCACCAAGAGCCTGCACTTCGAGATCGCGCCCGGCACCAAGTACGACGACGCGATCTGGAGCGGTCCGATCGGCTGA
- a CDS encoding multicopper oxidase family protein — translation MRSSASPSPSPSPSPSRRAVLGAGAALAGSGLLAACSGGSGMAGMDHGAGATGKGASSPAPGGYVDPAGAEVQAAEAARKATGPLTEVRLTATATPLDLGAGRSVRSWAYGDKLPGQEVRVTAGGTLALTLANNLPEATSLHWHGLALRNDMDGVPGLTQRDVAPGGSFTYKFAVPHPGTYWFHPHSGVQQDRGLYAPLIVEDPKEPLSYDKEWVVVLDDWLDGVDGSTPDAVLGELRKGMDMSPGGGGHSGHGSGSGSAGTPAPAASGGPSRVLMGGDSEVLGKDPGDVAYPHYLVNGRTPEDPSVFTARPGDRIRLRIINAGGDTAFRIALGGHEFTVTHTDGFPVAHTAARSLLLGMGERYDVLVTAGDGVFPLTALAEGKGDAASALAVLRTGAGAAPTAATRPAELSGRPLTADTLKAAEPVALAAREPDRTVRIKLTGGMAKYDWAFDGKPYAPDQRHPVKAGERIRLEFDNSTTMWHPLHLHGHTFALGGRPGGARKDTAVVLPNGKLTVDFDADNPGLWMVHCHNVYHAEAGMMTVLGYLR, via the coding sequence ATGCGCTCATCCGCTTCTCCCTCCCCTTCTCCCTCCCCTTCCCCCTCCCGCCGCGCCGTCCTCGGCGCCGGCGCCGCCCTCGCCGGCTCCGGGCTGCTCGCCGCCTGCTCGGGCGGGTCCGGCATGGCCGGCATGGACCACGGCGCGGGCGCCACGGGCAAGGGGGCCTCCTCCCCCGCCCCCGGCGGCTACGTGGACCCGGCCGGCGCCGAGGTGCAGGCCGCCGAGGCCGCCCGCAAGGCCACCGGCCCGCTCACCGAGGTCCGGCTGACGGCCACCGCCACCCCGCTCGACCTCGGCGCCGGCCGCTCCGTCCGCTCGTGGGCGTACGGGGACAAGCTCCCGGGCCAGGAGGTCCGGGTCACCGCGGGCGGCACCCTCGCCCTGACCCTGGCCAACAACCTCCCCGAAGCCACCTCCCTGCACTGGCACGGCCTGGCGCTGCGCAACGACATGGACGGGGTACCGGGGCTGACCCAGCGGGACGTCGCACCGGGCGGCTCGTTCACGTACAAGTTCGCCGTCCCGCACCCCGGGACGTACTGGTTCCACCCGCACTCCGGGGTCCAGCAGGACCGCGGGCTGTACGCGCCGCTGATCGTCGAGGACCCCAAGGAGCCGCTCTCCTACGACAAGGAGTGGGTGGTCGTACTCGACGACTGGCTCGACGGGGTGGACGGCTCCACCCCCGACGCCGTGCTCGGCGAACTCCGCAAGGGCATGGACATGAGCCCGGGCGGCGGCGGCCACTCGGGCCACGGCTCCGGATCCGGCTCCGCGGGCACGCCCGCGCCCGCCGCGAGCGGCGGCCCTTCCCGGGTCCTCATGGGCGGGGACAGCGAGGTCCTCGGCAAGGACCCGGGCGATGTCGCGTACCCGCACTACCTGGTCAACGGCCGCACCCCCGAGGACCCCTCGGTCTTCACCGCCCGCCCGGGCGACCGGATCCGGCTCCGGATCATCAACGCGGGCGGGGACACCGCCTTCCGGATCGCCCTGGGCGGCCACGAGTTCACGGTCACCCACACCGACGGCTTCCCCGTCGCGCACACGGCCGCCCGCTCACTGCTGCTGGGCATGGGCGAGCGCTACGACGTCCTGGTGACGGCGGGCGACGGGGTGTTCCCGCTGACCGCGCTCGCCGAGGGCAAGGGGGACGCGGCCTCGGCCCTCGCGGTGCTGCGCACCGGTGCGGGGGCGGCGCCGACCGCGGCGACCCGGCCCGCCGAGCTGTCCGGGCGGCCGCTGACGGCGGACACCCTGAAGGCGGCGGAGCCGGTGGCCCTGGCCGCGCGCGAACCGGACCGCACGGTGCGGATCAAGCTGACCGGCGGGATGGCGAAGTACGACTGGGCCTTCGACGGCAAGCCGTACGCCCCGGACCAGCGGCACCCGGTGAAGGCCGGGGAACGGATCCGGCTGGAGTTCGACAACTCCACGACGATGTGGCACCCGCTCCACCTGCACGGGCACACCTTCGCCCTCGGCGGCAGGCCGGGCGGGGCCCGCAAGGACACCGCGGTGGTCCTGCCGAACGGGAAGCTGACGGTGGACTTCGACGCCGACAATCCCGGTCTGTGGATGGTGCATTGCCACAACGTCTACCACGCGGAGGCCGGGATGATGACCGTGCTGGGCTACCTGCGCTAG
- a CDS encoding DUF998 domain-containing protein, with protein sequence MSTKDPKSVNSPSAETGPAPTAGPGARSVALLVGLGAAAYTAWVLEVVLSTGLNPIETYVSELAAQDQPLGGLFRATDFTAGLLVLLGGLLALVRLVRRVEARRPWSVAGWSGVTLFGAATAADAWLPLSCTPTVDPECAARETAGLVPATHQAHAVSSSLAMTGALVGIVALTLAARRYGRLAPLARFGPVLVVLELLATAWTLVSIALFTAGHGTWALGAGQRLQVLFVAVWLGLLAYSVHRERRT encoded by the coding sequence ATGTCCACAAAAGACCCGAAGTCCGTGAACAGCCCCTCCGCGGAGACGGGTCCCGCCCCCACGGCCGGGCCCGGCGCCCGCTCCGTGGCCCTCCTCGTCGGGCTCGGCGCCGCCGCCTACACCGCGTGGGTCCTCGAAGTCGTCCTCTCCACGGGCCTCAATCCCATCGAGACGTACGTCAGCGAGCTCGCGGCCCAGGACCAGCCGCTCGGCGGCCTGTTCCGGGCCACCGACTTCACCGCCGGCCTCCTCGTCCTCCTCGGCGGCCTCCTGGCCCTGGTCCGCCTCGTGCGACGTGTCGAAGCCCGCCGCCCCTGGTCCGTCGCCGGCTGGTCGGGGGTCACCCTCTTCGGCGCCGCCACCGCGGCGGACGCCTGGCTGCCGCTGAGCTGCACGCCGACCGTGGACCCCGAATGCGCGGCGCGGGAGACCGCCGGGCTGGTCCCCGCCACCCATCAGGCGCACGCCGTCAGCAGCAGTCTCGCCATGACGGGAGCGCTCGTCGGGATCGTGGCCCTCACGCTCGCCGCCCGCCGCTACGGCCGTCTCGCCCCGCTCGCGCGGTTCGGGCCCGTGCTCGTCGTGCTCGAACTGCTCGCCACCGCCTGGACCCTGGTCTCCATCGCCCTGTTCACCGCCGGGCACGGCACCTGGGCGCTCGGCGCCGGACAGCGGCTCCAGGTGCTGTTCGTGGCCGTCTGGCTGGGCCTGCTCGCGTACTCCGTCCACCGGGAACGCCGTACATGA
- a CDS encoding alpha/beta fold hydrolase yields the protein MSGSGRFVRLPAGPTADGVALHVLVEGSGPPVVLSAGLAMAWFDWDPVAELLVAAGRTVVRFDRPGHGLSAPAVRAPSAAGEAHRIAGLLDALGLGAERVTVAGHSIAAFHAEAFARLYPGRTAAVVLVDGSVEERPRTALPAGVRTGAARVLGRAVNAVGLPAALGPWARRTAVRASRAGGADDPAARDLVRRCYRTGRVWRGALLENAAYPDTAAEALELRAELPLTAPATVLAGHDPGARRPDLRWLGRQAALADALGARFEVAEPAGHLVMLDRPHQVARAVLYAEAPSTPGAV from the coding sequence ATGAGCGGAAGCGGGAGGTTCGTACGGCTCCCCGCCGGCCCCACCGCTGACGGGGTCGCGCTGCACGTCCTCGTGGAGGGCTCCGGCCCTCCCGTCGTGCTCAGCGCCGGGCTCGCCATGGCCTGGTTCGACTGGGACCCCGTGGCGGAGCTGCTCGTCGCCGCCGGCCGTACCGTCGTCCGCTTCGACCGTCCCGGGCACGGGCTGAGCGCCCCCGCCGTGCGTGCGCCGTCCGCCGCCGGGGAGGCGCACCGGATCGCCGGACTGCTGGACGCGCTCGGCCTGGGCGCCGAGCGCGTCACCGTGGCCGGGCACTCCATCGCCGCCTTCCACGCCGAAGCCTTCGCCCGGCTGTACCCGGGGCGCACCGCCGCCGTGGTGCTGGTCGACGGCAGCGTGGAGGAGCGGCCCCGTACGGCCCTGCCCGCCGGGGTGCGCACCGGCGCCGCCCGGGTGCTCGGCCGGGCCGTGAACGCCGTCGGGCTGCCCGCCGCGCTGGGCCCCTGGGCCCGGCGGACCGCCGTACGGGCATCCCGCGCGGGCGGCGCGGACGACCCGGCCGCGCGGGACCTCGTACGCCGCTGCTACCGGACCGGCCGGGTCTGGCGCGGGGCCCTGCTGGAGAACGCCGCCTACCCCGACACGGCCGCCGAGGCGCTGGAGCTGCGCGCGGAGCTCCCGCTGACCGCGCCCGCCACCGTCCTGGCCGGCCACGACCCCGGCGCGCGCCGCCCGGACCTGCGCTGGCTGGGCCGCCAGGCGGCGCTGGCCGACGCGCTGGGAGCCCGGTTCGAGGTCGCGGAGCCGGCGGGACACCTGGTCATGCTGGACCGCCCGCACCAAGTGGCGCGGGCGGTCCTGTACGCGGAGGCTCCGTCGACTCCGGGCGCGGTCTAG
- a CDS encoding CBS domain-containing protein: MTTAGEIMHPGAQWIPATETLDRAAQLMSRLNVGALPISDSNERLCGILTDRDIVIGCVAKGHDPSKITAGDMAQGTPRWIDAGADVSEVLEEMQSHQIRRLPVIDNKRLVGMISEADLAKHLSEEQIAGWAEKVYARR, translated from the coding sequence ATGACCACCGCCGGAGAGATCATGCACCCCGGGGCCCAGTGGATCCCCGCCACCGAGACCCTGGACCGGGCCGCACAGCTGATGAGCCGGCTCAACGTGGGCGCGCTGCCCATCAGCGACTCCAACGAACGGCTCTGCGGCATCCTGACCGACCGCGACATCGTCATCGGCTGCGTGGCCAAGGGGCACGACCCGTCGAAGATCACGGCCGGCGACATGGCCCAGGGCACCCCGCGCTGGATCGACGCGGGCGCGGACGTCTCCGAGGTGCTGGAGGAGATGCAGAGCCACCAGATCCGCCGTCTGCCCGTCATCGACAACAAGCGGCTGGTCGGCATGATCAGCGAGGCCGACCTGGCCAAGCACTTGTCGGAGGAGCAGATAGCCGGCTGGGCCGAGAAGGTCTACGCCCGCCGCTAG